A genomic region of Methanocorpusculum vombati contains the following coding sequences:
- a CDS encoding nucleotidyltransferase family protein: MTMQNVMALTRYLEELFGRNVDLVSEKWLSPYLRPYIEAEVVEICVSKEITVGAGSGQRKDKHFPVYAVDEYPVRLNVAFTKI; encoded by the coding sequence GTGACGATGCAGAACGTCATGGCGCTCACCCGGTATCTGGAGGAACTCTTTGGCCGCAACGTGGATCTGGTCAGTGAGAAATGGCTGAGTCCCTACCTGCGGCCCTACATTGAGGCGGAGGTTGTGGAAATATGTGTTTCAAAAGAGATCACTGTGGGTGCCGGTTCGGGTCAGCGTAAGGACAAGCATTTTCCCGTCTATGCGGTAGATGAGTATCCAGTCCGGCTGAATGTGGCATTCACGAAAATCTGA
- a CDS encoding type II toxin-antitoxin system RelB/DinJ family antitoxin has translation MPKTSSLSIRIDTETKDKAEAVCKELGTNLSNAVNIFLASLVRCNGFPFELRIETPNDETMQAMQEARNISRDTTVKRYKNADSLMKDLLD, from the coding sequence ATGCCGAAAACCTCCTCCCTCAGCATCCGCATCGACACCGAAACAAAAGACAAAGCGGAAGCCGTCTGCAAAGAGCTGGGAACAAATCTTTCCAACGCCGTCAACATCTTCCTCGCCTCCCTCGTCCGCTGCAATGGATTTCCCTTTGAACTCAGAATAGAAACACCAAACGACGAAACCATGCAGGCAATGCAGGAAGCACGGAATATTTCCCGCGACACGACCGTCAAACGATACAAAAATGCAGACAGCCTCATGAAAGACCTGCTGGACTAA
- a CDS encoding GmrSD restriction endonuclease domain-containing protein, with translation MEKENLAYSESLRDIVKGIDEDQLLFPEFQRDFVWDFDKTLDLFDSFVRKIFVGTVIYGRPSQPITIRDIDIRPRKSKGKRRVPLNVRELTNEVIRTTQPRLVLDGQQRITSIYRALKGIDTVWFVAKNPCEIPLSPYQEAEFWTSDLFNVLRDDLKNDKINLELLLYTFSKEEDQDHLSIKLEDAYTINCDNLRDDEVRPNYFEKLGYFKDILCNSDECCQNTYFNLYRLLDKRIDEELLSGSKLVSHFLLDMSTEKFAMFFERSNSRGMHLNFIDILIAKHYTHFNIKDKITNRGIAGDGRSYKLNLETIVRAIAFISSKEKGKGIHVDKNYILGQLDHSDLSNNWDNVVQLYDDTISYLGSNKYILEKDWIPYENMIIPMMMFLNNIKNKKFGQMTHSQREFLDYWYWSAAISKRYSGGGTNEIIILDSEQLIHVAMNEPITAHNYFKQLDPQKLIKEPADLIDIPAKSNSPVYKAVISLMVKSIGGVPSWMSGSCTCEAMDSHHIFPKEYLDKMGVDDMLKESLVNRVLISKTDNIKFGKKAPSQYLQPLSASNPSLKDILEMNLIPGDIIDGEYDSKYDDFLNIRAEKMYALLKKMVFDKSESISKKHLVKK, from the coding sequence ATGGAAAAGGAAAATCTAGCTTATTCGGAATCTTTAAGGGATATTGTTAAAGGAATAGATGAAGATCAGTTGCTTTTTCCAGAATTTCAAAGGGATTTCGTTTGGGATTTTGATAAGACATTAGATCTTTTTGACTCGTTTGTGCGCAAGATATTTGTAGGAACGGTGATCTATGGCAGACCATCACAACCAATTACTATTCGTGACATTGATATTCGTCCAAGAAAGTCAAAAGGTAAAAGACGCGTTCCATTAAACGTAAGAGAACTTACCAATGAGGTGATACGGACGACTCAACCCCGTCTTGTCCTTGATGGACAACAGAGGATTACATCAATTTACAGGGCACTCAAGGGAATAGATACGGTCTGGTTTGTTGCCAAAAATCCATGTGAGATACCTCTCTCCCCATATCAAGAGGCCGAATTTTGGACATCCGATCTTTTTAATGTGTTAAGAGACGATCTCAAAAATGATAAAATTAATTTGGAACTCCTCCTATACACATTTTCCAAAGAAGAAGATCAGGATCACTTATCTATCAAGTTAGAGGATGCTTATACAATTAATTGTGATAATCTGCGTGATGATGAAGTCCGACCCAACTATTTTGAGAAATTAGGATATTTTAAAGATATATTGTGTAACAGTGATGAGTGTTGTCAGAATACATATTTCAACTTATATCGTCTTTTGGATAAGCGGATAGATGAAGAGTTGCTAAGTGGATCTAAACTGGTATCTCATTTCCTTTTGGACATGAGTACAGAAAAATTTGCTATGTTCTTTGAACGAAGTAATAGTCGGGGTATGCACCTAAATTTCATTGATATTCTCATTGCAAAACATTACACACATTTTAATATAAAGGATAAAATTACCAATCGCGGAATTGCCGGGGATGGCAGGTCTTACAAACTTAATCTCGAAACGATTGTCCGTGCAATTGCCTTTATTTCCAGTAAGGAGAAGGGAAAGGGTATTCATGTTGATAAGAACTACATCTTAGGACAGCTGGATCACAGCGATCTTTCAAATAACTGGGATAATGTTGTCCAGTTATATGATGATACGATAAGTTACTTGGGATCCAATAAATACATCCTTGAGAAGGACTGGATACCGTATGAAAACATGATAATCCCTATGATGATGTTCTTGAATAATATTAAAAATAAGAAATTTGGTCAAATGACACATTCTCAGAGGGAATTCTTGGATTATTGGTATTGGTCTGCTGCCATTTCAAAACGATACTCTGGTGGTGGTACTAATGAAATAATTATTCTTGATTCTGAACAGCTGATTCATGTTGCAATGAATGAGCCAATTACTGCTCATAATTATTTCAAACAGTTAGATCCCCAGAAACTTATCAAGGAACCTGCGGATCTCATAGATATACCTGCGAAAAGTAATTCTCCTGTGTATAAAGCCGTGATATCTCTCATGGTGAAATCCATCGGTGGTGTCCCTAGTTGGATGAGTGGTTCATGTACTTGTGAGGCCATGGACTCACATCACATCTTCCCCAAAGAATATCTTGATAAAATGGGTGTTGATGATATGTTAAAAGAGAGTCTTGTTAACCGTGTTTTAATCTCAAAAACGGACAATATTAAATTTGGAAAAAAAGCCCCATCCCAATACCTTCAACCTCTCAGTGCTTCAAATCCTAGTTTAAAGGATATATTAGAGATGAATCTTATCCCTGGTGACATCATTGACGGTGAATATGATTCTAAATATGATGATTTCTTAAATATTCGTGCAGAAAAAATGTATGCTCTTCTTAAAAAGATGGTGTTTGATAAATCTGAATCTATCTCAAAAAAGCATCTTGTTAAAAAATAA
- a CDS encoding type II toxin-antitoxin system YafQ family toxin, which translates to MYAVTATSRFKKDVKALQKRGYDMALLTGIIEILARGEKLPRSYADHGLNGEWSDFRECHIQPDWILIYRIDGKMLVLTLTRTGTHSDLF; encoded by the coding sequence ATGTACGCAGTAACCGCAACCAGCAGGTTCAAAAAAGATGTGAAAGCTCTGCAAAAGCGGGGATATGATATGGCACTCCTGACCGGTATCATCGAGATACTTGCACGAGGAGAAAAACTACCGAGGAGCTATGCAGACCACGGACTAAACGGGGAATGGTCAGATTTTCGTGAATGCCACATTCAGCCGGACTGGATACTCATCTACCGCATAGACGGGAAAATGCTTGTCCTTACGCTGACCCGAACCGGCACCCACAGTGATCTCTTTTGA
- a CDS encoding HAD family hydrolase, with amino-acid sequence MPSLPKVVIFDLDNTLHSLIAARLTAVSVVAAWLSDASGDLPFLFLHNDKPSMVEDVLAAYLAGQNNLSALPVAAWLYHTLERSCITPFPGILPLLFDLRTADVRLAVITNSDPAEAHLRLELLGIAGFFEAVITPDTFGIKKPDPAVYQKTLSLLGVAAADAVMIGDRLDRDVTPAREAGIRAVHAAYGTFAKGEDGAVRSPGDLRDILYFP; translated from the coding sequence ATGCCATCCCTCCCGAAAGTCGTCATCTTCGACCTCGACAACACCCTCCACAGCCTGATAGCTGCCCGGCTCACCGCCGTCTCGGTCGTCGCCGCATGGCTGAGCGACGCATCCGGCGATCTCCCGTTCCTCTTCCTCCACAACGACAAACCCTCGATGGTTGAAGACGTCCTTGCCGCCTACCTTGCCGGACAGAACAACCTCTCCGCACTCCCTGTAGCCGCCTGGCTCTATCACACCCTGGAACGCAGCTGCATCACCCCCTTCCCCGGCATCCTGCCCCTCCTTTTCGACCTGCGAACCGCCGATGTCCGTCTCGCCGTCATCACCAACTCCGACCCCGCGGAAGCACACCTGCGGCTGGAACTTCTCGGCATCGCCGGATTCTTTGAAGCGGTCATCACCCCGGACACCTTTGGCATCAAAAAACCCGACCCCGCCGTCTATCAGAAAACCCTTTCCCTCCTCGGCGTAGCTGCTGCGGACGCCGTCATGATCGGCGACCGGCTTGACCGCGACGTAACCCCCGCACGGGAAGCAGGCATACGGGCCGTACATGCCGCGTACGGGACATTTGCGAAAGGAGAGGACGGAGCCGTCCGGAGTCCCGGCGACCTGCGTGACATCCTTTACTTCCCGTAA
- a CDS encoding nucleotidyltransferase family protein, giving the protein MTPEYQTIRPFVLQTLSREMRTLQDIYGVATIGVFGSVIREEDTPESDVDILVT; this is encoded by the coding sequence ATGACCCCCGAGTACCAGACAATCCGGCCCTTCGTTCTGCAAACTCTCTCTCGTGAGATGCGTACCTTGCAGGACATCTATGGCGTTGCCACCATTGGCGTCTTTGGCTCGGTCATCCGGGAAGAGGATACCCCGGAAAGTGATGTGGATATCCTTGTAACATAA